One window of the Trifolium pratense cultivar HEN17-A07 linkage group LG2, ARS_RC_1.1, whole genome shotgun sequence genome contains the following:
- the LOC123903962 gene encoding trafficking protein particle complex subunit 12-like — MESESPRSETQTDPLQNPLDELCHDLHSLQELANRGAWRSIIDKVARARALALLQKPHDHLTYLAFNALAFTKLRRFNEASSELDSVEDLDSSHYRYETYPKIYPNRVGSMVPFSLRWLHALIPIKLGQRQQGIDRLYRLLDFVREKIKDKESNNFSVSTNVWRKREVFVVNCIIGHHLSHKEFGVCLSFMKTLILNDSSDPFLISQLGYIQLQTGDLEGAKASFLKAEVDGKNNGSLSEVEFKNLVNRNKALVYMVGKDYVSAVREYEECIERDHSDIVAFNNKALCLMYLRDLSDSIKVLENSLERVPTVALNETLVVNLCSMYELAYVNHSDIKRTLSNWIARVAPDDFDATCTRT; from the coding sequence ATGGAATCGGAATCTCCGAGATCCGAAACACAAACGGATCCTCTCCAAAACCCCTTAGACGAACTCTGTCACGATCTTCACTCTCTCCAAGAGCTAGCTAACCGCGGCGCGTGGCGTTCAATCATCGACAAAGTCGCACGCGCTAGAGCACTCGCTCTTCTCCAAAAACCTCACGATCATCTCACATACCTCGCATTCAACGCACTCGCATTCACAAAACTACGTCGTTTCAATGAAGCTTCTTCTGAACTTGATTCCGTTGAAGATCTCGATAGTTCTCACTACAGGTATGAAACCTACCCTAAAATTTACCCTAATCGGGTCGGATCAATGGTTCCTTTTTCTCTTCGATGGCTTCATGCTTTAATTCCGATCAAATTAGGTCAACGCCAACAAGGAATTGATCGATTATACCGTCTTCTCGATTTCGTGCGTGAGAAGATTAAGGATAAAGAAAGCAATAATTTCAGTGTTTCGACTAATGTGTGGCGAAAAAGAGAGGTTTTTGTTGTGAATTGTATAATTGGTCACCATTTGAGTCATAAAGAGTTTGGTGTTTGTTTAAGTTTCATGAAAACCCTAATTTTGAACGATTCTTCGGATCCGTTTTTGATTTCGCAACTTGGGTATATTCAATTGCAAACTGGTGATTTGGAAGGGGCGAAAGCTTCATTTTTGAAAGCTGAAGTTGATGGGAAGAATAATGGGTCATTGAGTGAGGTTGAGTTTAAGAACCTTGTGAATAGAAACAAGGCTTTGGTGTATATGGTTGGGAAGGATTATGTATCTGCAGTTAGGGAGTATGAAGAATGCATTGAGAGGGACCATAGTGATATAGTGGCTTTTAATAATAAAGCTctttgtttgatgtatttgagGGATTTGTCTGATTCAATCAAGGTGTTGGAAAATTCTCTTGAAAGGGTTCCTACTGTTGCTCTCAATGAAACCCTTGTTGTGAATTTGTGTAGTATGTATGAGTTGGCTTATGTTAATCATTCTGATATTAAGAGAACACTTAGTAATTGGATTGCTCGTGTTGCTCCTGATGATTTCGATGCAACTTGTACTCGTACATGA
- the LOC123903963 gene encoding heavy metal-associated isoprenylated plant protein 23-like, producing MGVGGTLEYLSDLMGSDHHHQHKIKKKKKQLQTVELKVRMDCDGCELKVKKALSSINGVKSVEINRKQQKVTVMGYVEANKVLKKAKSTGKKAEIWPYVPYNMVAHPYAAPSYDKKAPPGYVRRLETTGIVTTYEEPRITTMFSDENPNACSIM from the exons ATGGGAGTTGGAGGAACTCTAGAGTACTTATCTGATCTAATGGGTAGtgaccaccaccaccaacacaagatcaagaagaagaagaagcaattGCAGACTGTAGAATTGAAGGTGAGGATGGATTGTGATGGTTGTGAGCTTAAAGTCAAGAAAGCCCTTTCTTCAATAAATG GAGTGAAATCAGTGGAGATAAACAGGAAACAGCAAAAAGTGACAGTAATGGGGTATGTGGAGGcaaataaggtgctaaagaagGCTAAGTCAACAGGGAAGAAAGCAGAGATTTGGCCTTATGTGCCATACAACATGGTGGCTCATCCTTATGCTGCTCCTTCTTATGACAAGAAGGCTCCTCCTGGATATGTGAGGAGATTGGAGACTACTGGAATTGTTACGACATATGAAGAGCCGCGCATCACCACCATGTTCAGTGATGAAAATCCAAATGCCTGTTCCATTATGTAG